Proteins from one Cellulosilyticum lentocellum DSM 5427 genomic window:
- a CDS encoding S-layer homology domain-containing protein: MKKILTLGISFMLFATSTFAAEGEMGSFGGITPGVKLETLTSMAQTSKKSTTSKYTLPYKENIYLTGKAELVEGTVTISPGKGVDKEKAEGTYTERYVMEAANTDGTVKLTRDITFETQYIYEANRKQTTKVTKAKKWKEIITVKGQSYTLDNTKSQYSKSVLEDDTPGVLYYRGDVHYEAVYEGVGNPGEEKNIVIAVNAPIYGYEQAFAKTETQKREITIDLASGKGYAVEETPTVTVYRDIQYGANEPTAISMAGNYKEIIRSEGALSYNILQGNIGLYDDELSGMMNIESSPTVEQLSIPTSLNLKGHPAETQIKKMYSMKIFDENPLTFSPNQIVTKKEYVKMLVKALQIPLPEENSKSTRSSSKKQVEPSPFKDISEGDSYYPYAVAAYKAGLIDGGYFNGNTSMTRELMYLLNVKAIGLERLGLGTMDSYTPFVDDGQISSWAKSSIYAASNLGIITPSNGYILPKKLVTKAECATFLDQLINYLRYELQKDYNDKMLIG; the protein is encoded by the coding sequence ATGAAAAAAATACTAACACTGGGAATAAGTTTTATGTTATTTGCAACCTCGACCTTTGCAGCCGAAGGTGAGATGGGAAGCTTTGGTGGGATTACACCAGGAGTTAAATTAGAAACTTTAACTTCTATGGCGCAAACAAGTAAGAAATCCACTACGTCAAAATATACTTTACCTTATAAAGAGAATATTTATTTGACTGGCAAGGCAGAATTAGTAGAAGGAACAGTAACTATTTCGCCGGGCAAGGGTGTAGATAAAGAAAAAGCTGAAGGAACATATACTGAGAGATATGTTATGGAAGCTGCTAATACAGATGGTACAGTAAAGCTGACTAGAGATATTACTTTTGAAACGCAATACATATACGAAGCCAATAGAAAACAGACTACAAAAGTTACCAAAGCTAAAAAGTGGAAAGAAATTATTACAGTAAAAGGACAAAGCTATACCTTAGATAATACAAAATCTCAATACTCCAAGAGTGTACTAGAAGATGATACACCAGGTGTACTTTACTATAGAGGTGATGTACACTATGAAGCTGTTTATGAAGGGGTAGGGAATCCAGGAGAAGAAAAAAATATTGTGATAGCAGTTAATGCACCTATTTATGGTTATGAACAAGCATTTGCAAAAACAGAAACACAAAAGAGAGAGATAACCATAGATTTAGCTAGTGGTAAAGGCTATGCGGTAGAGGAAACACCAACAGTTACTGTATATAGAGATATACAATATGGGGCTAATGAACCAACTGCTATAAGCATGGCAGGAAACTACAAAGAAATTATCAGAAGCGAAGGTGCACTAAGTTATAATATTTTACAAGGTAATATTGGGTTATATGATGATGAACTATCTGGCATGATGAATATAGAAAGTAGCCCTACAGTGGAACAACTTTCTATACCGACATCACTCAATCTTAAAGGACATCCAGCAGAAACTCAAATTAAGAAAATGTATAGCATGAAGATCTTTGATGAAAATCCACTTACTTTTTCACCAAATCAAATTGTGACAAAAAAAGAATATGTAAAGATGCTTGTAAAAGCTCTTCAAATCCCATTGCCAGAAGAAAACAGCAAAAGTACACGTAGTTCCTCTAAAAAACAAGTAGAACCGTCCCCATTTAAAGACATTAGTGAAGGGGATAGTTATTATCCATATGCTGTTGCAGCTTATAAAGCGGGTCTAATTGATGGAGGATACTTTAATGGCAATACGAGTATGACCAGAGAACTTATGTATTTACTTAATGTAAAAGCAATAGGTTTAGAAAGACTAGGACTAGGAACTATGGATAGCTATACACCATTTGTAGACGATGGACAGATTTCTAGCTGGGCTAAATCTTCTATTTATGCAGCAAGTAATTTAGGTATTATTACACCTAGTAACGGCTATATACTTCCTAAAAAGTTAGTAACTAAAGCAGAGTGTGCCACTTTCTTAGATCAGTTAATTAATTATTTAAGATATGAATTACAAAAAGACTATAATGATAAAATGCTAATAGGTTAA
- the galU gene encoding UTP--glucose-1-phosphate uridylyltransferase GalU, with protein MSKIRKAIIPAAGLGTRFLPATKAQPKEMLPIVDKPTIQYIVEEAVASGIEDIIIVTGRTKKAIEDHFDKSVELEMELEKKQSKKLLEIARSVSQIANIYYIRQKEPKGLGHAVLTAKTFVGNEPFAVLLGDDVIDSEKPALKQMIEVYEKYNASVLGVQTVERKDVNKYGIVDGVQLDSRIYEVKNMVEKPPIDEAPTNVAVLGRYIITPRIFDYLEKQEIGAGGEIQLTDALNKLAKEEPMYAYDFIGHRYDVGNKMGFLQATVEFALKRPELNEEFKAYLKEIVKTF; from the coding sequence ATGAGTAAAATAAGAAAAGCAATCATACCTGCAGCGGGATTAGGGACAAGGTTTTTACCTGCTACTAAAGCACAGCCAAAAGAAATGTTACCAATAGTAGACAAACCAACAATTCAATATATAGTAGAGGAAGCTGTTGCATCAGGAATAGAAGATATTATTATCGTAACAGGAAGAACTAAAAAAGCAATAGAAGACCATTTTGATAAATCAGTAGAATTGGAAATGGAACTAGAGAAGAAACAAAGTAAAAAGCTTTTAGAAATTGCAAGGTCAGTGTCTCAAATAGCTAACATTTATTATATACGACAAAAAGAACCAAAGGGCTTAGGTCATGCAGTCCTAACAGCTAAAACTTTTGTGGGAAATGAGCCATTTGCAGTACTACTTGGTGATGATGTCATTGATTCGGAGAAGCCAGCGCTTAAGCAAATGATAGAAGTATATGAAAAATATAATGCATCTGTTTTGGGTGTCCAAACAGTAGAAAGAAAAGACGTTAATAAATATGGAATAGTAGATGGAGTTCAATTAGATAGTCGTATTTATGAAGTAAAAAATATGGTGGAAAAACCACCTATAGATGAAGCACCAACCAATGTAGCAGTACTAGGAAGATACATTATTACTCCTAGAATATTTGATTACCTTGAGAAACAGGAAATAGGAGCAGGTGGAGAAATCCAACTTACAGATGCACTTAATAAATTGGCTAAAGAAGAGCCGATGTATGCATATGATTTTATTGGACATCGCTATGATGTAGGTAATAAAATGGGATTCCTCCAAGCAACTGTTGAATTTGCGTTAAAAAGACCAGAACTAAATGAAGAATTTAAAGCATATCTAAAAGAAATTGTAAAAACATTTTAA
- a CDS encoding DUF1934 domain-containing protein has product MKETQITVYDKQMYPTHSDEAENKFLGNLTFKNESIYITYKDQEQGITTVIKTKDNMVSVKRIGAMKGNLEFDSNKPHKTLYSTPYGDMEIEIVTNKCDIYFLTKGVKIYIEYKIMMQGEKVSDNIYLIVAN; this is encoded by the coding sequence ATGAAAGAAACACAAATTACAGTCTATGATAAACAAATGTATCCCACTCATAGTGATGAAGCTGAAAATAAATTTTTAGGAAATCTTACTTTTAAGAATGAGAGCATCTATATTACCTATAAAGATCAAGAACAAGGTATAACTACAGTCATAAAAACTAAGGATAATATGGTTTCTGTAAAAAGGATAGGTGCCATGAAAGGAAACTTAGAGTTTGATAGTAATAAGCCACATAAAACACTTTATAGTACTCCCTATGGAGATATGGAGATAGAAATTGTTACAAATAAATGTGATATATATTTCTTAACAAAAGGGGTAAAGATATACATCGAATACAAGATTATGATGCAAGGTGAAAAGGTTAGTGATAATATATATTTAATAGTGGCTAACTAA
- a CDS encoding D-alanine--D-alanine ligase family protein, with protein MKKSVLLLFGGCSSEHEVSLKSATTILNNIDRSIYEVHPVGITKEGKWLLYTGTNNDLSNNEWQKSGISAFLSPDATQKALWIFKGEGQESIKINIDIVFPVLHGKNGEDGTIQGLCQLAQIPFVGCGVLASAVSMDKAFTKIAVATKNVPQARFVLVKEPELKHMEETIKKIESAFSYPYFIKPANAGSSVGISKANNKEELISGLYEAVKHDRKVLIEETIIGREVETAVMGNDEIVVSGVGEILAAAEFYDFDAKYNNAESKTVVDADLPNEIKEKIRGYAKDVFDAVEGKGLSRVDFFVKENGEIIFNEINTLPGFTSISMYPMLFAATGLSVKEIITKLLELASL; from the coding sequence ATGAAGAAAAGTGTTTTACTACTATTTGGAGGTTGTTCATCTGAACATGAGGTATCTCTGAAGTCAGCAACTACTATCTTAAATAATATTGATAGAAGCATATATGAAGTACATCCAGTAGGTATTACTAAAGAAGGTAAGTGGTTATTATATACAGGAACTAATAATGATTTATCAAATAATGAGTGGCAAAAAAGCGGTATTTCTGCTTTTTTAAGTCCAGATGCAACTCAAAAAGCATTATGGATTTTCAAAGGTGAAGGTCAAGAATCTATCAAGATCAATATAGACATTGTATTTCCAGTATTACATGGTAAGAATGGAGAAGACGGAACTATACAGGGCTTATGTCAGCTTGCACAAATTCCTTTTGTGGGTTGTGGTGTTTTAGCCTCAGCAGTATCTATGGATAAGGCGTTTACAAAAATAGCAGTGGCAACTAAAAATGTTCCCCAAGCACGTTTTGTTTTAGTTAAAGAGCCAGAGTTAAAACATATGGAGGAAACTATTAAGAAAATAGAATCAGCCTTTTCTTATCCTTATTTTATCAAGCCAGCTAATGCAGGGTCTTCTGTTGGTATTTCAAAGGCAAATAATAAAGAAGAACTAATTAGTGGACTATATGAAGCAGTTAAACATGACCGTAAAGTATTAATTGAGGAAACTATAATAGGACGTGAAGTAGAAACGGCAGTTATGGGAAATGATGAGATTGTAGTCTCAGGTGTTGGAGAAATTTTAGCAGCGGCAGAATTTTATGATTTTGATGCTAAGTATAATAATGCGGAATCCAAAACAGTAGTAGATGCAGATTTGCCAAATGAGATAAAGGAAAAAATTCGAGGTTATGCCAAAGATGTATTTGATGCAGTAGAAGGAAAAGGACTGTCCAGAGTAGATTTCTTTGTTAAAGAAAACGGTGAGATTATTTTTAATGAAATTAATACACTTCCTGGATTTACGTCTATCAGTATGTATCCAATGCTATTTGCGGCAACAGGACTTAGTGTAAAAGAAATCATTACAAAATTATTAGAGCTAGCAAGCTTATAA
- the spoIIR gene encoding stage II sporulation protein R: MKKVSRTNTIKQKYREFIKDDERMIRISFIMLMSLILVTICLTVAVSYSSTTTSSLADKVIRFHVVANSDSTQDQLLKQQVKDEVIAYMEPLLKESTDIEDSRYIIKESIPLIKEVAEEVVANWGKDYSIYVALDQANFPTKSYGDVVLPAGKYEACRVVIGEGKGENWWCVMFPPLCYLDASTGVVPLEGKEQLEQQLNTEQYKLITSKSRPYQIRFKLIDEINSFFNPSDYKEIK; this comes from the coding sequence ATGAAAAAAGTAAGTAGGACGAATACGATAAAACAAAAATACAGAGAATTTATTAAAGATGATGAAAGAATGATTCGAATTAGTTTTATTATGCTTATGAGTTTGATACTGGTAACTATATGCTTGACGGTGGCTGTGAGCTATTCTAGTACTACCACGAGTTCTTTAGCTGATAAAGTTATTAGGTTTCATGTCGTAGCTAATAGTGATTCAACGCAAGATCAACTTTTAAAACAACAAGTAAAGGATGAGGTTATAGCTTACATGGAACCTTTGCTTAAGGAGTCAACAGATATAGAAGATAGCAGGTATATTATAAAAGAATCCATTCCACTTATCAAAGAAGTGGCGGAGGAAGTGGTTGCTAACTGGGGAAAAGATTATTCGATATATGTTGCACTTGACCAAGCTAATTTTCCAACCAAGTCTTATGGTGATGTAGTGCTACCGGCAGGAAAATATGAAGCATGTAGAGTAGTTATTGGTGAAGGAAAGGGAGAAAATTGGTGGTGTGTTATGTTCCCACCTTTATGTTATCTAGATGCTTCAACAGGAGTAGTGCCGTTAGAAGGGAAAGAACAATTAGAACAGCAGTTAAATACAGAACAATACAAATTAATTACTAGTAAAAGCAGACCTTATCAAATACGTTTTAAGCTAATAGATGAAATAAACTCCTTCTTTAATCCATCCGATTATAAGGAGATTAAATAG
- a CDS encoding transposase: MPRKAREKAECSIYHISVRGNNKQSIFVDDDDRIEYLARLRRYKESYKVCIYAYCLMTNHVHLLIFDNGQDISRFMQGLNLSYAIYFNKKYKCSGHLFQDRYTSSIVKNEAYFVNVSKYIHLNPVKAQLVQKPEEYEWSSYSVYIADKKDDIVDVELLLSYFAPQYTQSKVLYKHYVEEKELVDEEVASAEEEKINDICLRGMIKLEHEELINRLSGHWKTSVGEIMCNRTQGFRKEMLIYFIALIERLSYKKIGQLLNMSDVYISMSIKKIVEAMINDKMIMIERDAIIASLQK; this comes from the coding sequence ATGCCTAGAAAAGCTAGAGAAAAAGCTGAGTGTAGTATCTATCATATTAGTGTTCGTGGGAATAATAAGCAAAGTATTTTTGTAGATGATGATGATCGAATAGAATATCTAGCAAGATTAAGAAGATATAAAGAAAGCTATAAGGTATGTATATATGCCTATTGTTTGATGACAAACCATGTTCATTTGCTAATATTTGATAATGGTCAAGATATATCTAGATTTATGCAAGGTTTGAATCTAAGTTATGCCATTTATTTTAATAAGAAATATAAATGTTCAGGACACTTATTTCAAGATAGATACACTAGTAGTATAGTTAAGAATGAAGCATACTTTGTAAATGTATCTAAATATATACATCTAAATCCGGTAAAAGCACAACTTGTACAAAAGCCAGAGGAATATGAATGGAGTAGTTATTCTGTATATATAGCAGATAAGAAAGATGATATTGTTGATGTTGAGTTGCTACTGAGCTATTTTGCACCTCAATATACACAGAGTAAAGTTTTATATAAACATTATGTAGAAGAAAAAGAATTGGTAGATGAAGAAGTAGCAAGTGCAGAAGAAGAGAAAATAAATGATATTTGTTTAAGAGGAATGATTAAGTTAGAGCATGAGGAACTCATTAATAGATTATCTGGTCATTGGAAAACAAGTGTTGGAGAAATAATGTGCAATAGGACTCAAGGATTTAGAAAGGAAATGTTAATTTATTTCATAGCATTGATTGAAAGACTTTCTTATAAAAAGATTGGACAATTGTTGAATATGAGCGATGTATATATATCCATGAGTATTAAGAAAATAGTAGAAGCAATGATTAATGACAAAATGATAATGATTGAAAGGGATGCTATAATAGCATCCCTACAAAAATAA
- a CDS encoding Ger(x)C family spore germination protein — MIINKLKYIIIIFLPFVLTGCWDSVEINERHVVLEVAIDKNDASKQSSTEAQDKRYEVTYTIPDIAKLSGQDSLSEDVKTAIITKSSTIATSVDEVERKTQNTVTFSHTKALVLGEELLKDKELFKATIDGLIRNMQIGRGTSILAVKGKAGKLTQAKNPQNPIIGLYVMKFFNNSERPTSYAKQQTLGNLIKELQNTGVTTIPVISDQEGTVLIQGAAVIKDYELADWINKEQVRGELFVEGKIKEVPIVVKYKGENLTYNIEEEESRVSFNANNGEWCAEIEIKVKGNITEFVSSEQNELFNESSIREIGSLIKAEINKQTQESIVYSKEINVDFLNIGLEMYRKHPKEWESYENQWLITGYKNIPIKVVTIVTIHNTGMLE, encoded by the coding sequence ATGATCATTAATAAATTAAAATATATCATAATTATCTTTTTACCTTTTGTTTTAACAGGGTGCTGGGATAGTGTAGAGATTAATGAGAGACATGTGGTTTTAGAGGTTGCAATAGATAAAAATGATGCTTCAAAACAAAGTAGTACAGAAGCACAAGATAAACGATATGAAGTCACCTATACAATACCAGATATAGCAAAGTTATCAGGCCAAGATAGTTTATCAGAAGATGTAAAAACAGCGATAATAACCAAAAGCTCAACGATAGCCACAAGTGTTGATGAAGTAGAACGTAAAACACAAAATACAGTTACCTTCAGCCATACTAAAGCTTTAGTATTGGGAGAGGAATTGCTAAAAGATAAGGAACTGTTTAAAGCAACTATTGATGGGCTTATTAGAAATATGCAGATAGGGAGAGGAACAAGTATTTTAGCTGTGAAGGGAAAGGCTGGAAAGTTAACACAAGCTAAAAATCCTCAGAATCCTATCATAGGACTTTATGTTATGAAATTCTTTAATAATTCAGAACGGCCAACTAGCTATGCGAAACAACAAACGTTAGGCAATCTGATAAAAGAATTGCAAAATACAGGCGTAACTACCATTCCTGTAATAAGTGATCAAGAAGGGACGGTTCTTATTCAAGGTGCTGCAGTAATTAAAGATTATGAGTTAGCAGACTGGATAAACAAGGAGCAAGTAAGAGGAGAATTGTTCGTTGAGGGAAAGATTAAAGAAGTGCCTATTGTTGTGAAATATAAAGGGGAGAATTTGACCTACAATATAGAGGAAGAAGAATCTAGAGTTTCTTTTAATGCAAATAATGGTGAATGGTGTGCAGAGATAGAAATAAAAGTAAAAGGAAATATAACAGAGTTTGTATCATCAGAGCAGAACGAATTATTTAATGAATCAAGCATAAGAGAAATAGGCAGTTTAATTAAAGCAGAAATTAATAAGCAAACACAAGAGAGTATTGTCTATTCAAAAGAAATAAACGTGGATTTTCTAAATATAGGATTAGAAATGTATCGTAAGCATCCTAAAGAATGGGAGTCTTATGAAAATCAATGGCTGATAACAGGATATAAAAATATACCAATCAAAGTAGTAACAATAGTTACTATTCATAATACGGGAATGCTTGAATAA
- a CDS encoding GerAB/ArcD/ProY family transporter, with translation MFTHNGKISVRQVTMLLVLQMFNMTILILPKMAADFVGRNGYILPIVALIFGVIYVWCITGLTKNFPGDTLVEFTPKVVPRFVAYIIVIAFAIKLIVTTGLELRMFGEMITQVMLPKTPLVVIMLVMLLSTAYLVKSGMEATARMGEILVYFVFVPLGIVFCKILISADYKQVMPFFQTNLAQVGRGSYYISLSFMPIEFMLMMTGLMEKPKKARRAAFRAILIIAILEALIILLTICSIGIGEVDRQIWPVLTLMQSIENAGRIIENQEIFMMTGWILSIFMYISSGLYFTSLIGSRSFRFKRENVFVLPLVPIVYFIAVWPTSLIQTYDYYIKFQRCFGAWFLIPVPLLLWLIAKVRRVGYDH, from the coding sequence ATGTTTACCCATAATGGAAAGATATCGGTTAGACAGGTTACTATGCTACTTGTCTTGCAGATGTTTAATATGACTATTCTTATATTACCGAAGATGGCAGCTGATTTTGTAGGAAGAAATGGATATATATTACCTATAGTAGCCTTAATCTTTGGTGTAATTTATGTGTGGTGTATTACAGGATTGACTAAAAATTTCCCGGGTGATACTCTGGTAGAATTTACGCCTAAGGTTGTGCCTAGATTTGTAGCATATATTATCGTCATTGCATTTGCTATAAAACTTATTGTAACAACAGGGTTAGAATTACGTATGTTCGGAGAAATGATTACTCAAGTGATGTTACCTAAAACACCTTTAGTAGTGATTATGTTGGTTATGCTTTTATCAACAGCTTACCTTGTGAAATCAGGAATGGAAGCAACAGCCAGAATGGGAGAGATTTTAGTTTATTTTGTATTTGTTCCCTTAGGGATTGTTTTTTGCAAAATTCTTATAAGTGCAGATTATAAGCAAGTTATGCCTTTTTTTCAGACTAACCTCGCGCAGGTGGGTCGGGGAAGCTACTATATTAGCTTAAGTTTTATGCCTATTGAATTTATGTTGATGATGACTGGGTTAATGGAAAAACCAAAGAAAGCAAGACGGGCAGCATTTAGGGCTATTCTTATTATTGCAATATTAGAGGCGCTTATTATTCTGCTAACTATATGTAGTATTGGAATTGGTGAAGTTGATAGGCAGATATGGCCAGTATTAACGCTTATGCAAAGCATTGAAAATGCCGGAAGAATCATAGAAAATCAAGAGATTTTTATGATGACAGGCTGGATACTCAGCATATTTATGTATATTAGTTCAGGTCTTTATTTTACTTCACTTATAGGAAGCAGAAGCTTCAGATTTAAAAGAGAAAATGTATTTGTATTACCTCTTGTGCCAATAGTTTATTTCATAGCAGTATGGCCTACAAGTTTAATTCAAACATACGATTACTATATTAAGTTCCAGCGCTGTTTTGGAGCATGGTTTTTAATACCTGTCCCTCTTTTATTATGGTTAATTGCTAAAGTGAGGAGAGTTGGTTATGATCATTAA
- a CDS encoding spore germination protein, with the protein MIEEKKEVKASNEDEFHDRDNKISLEIFTDLDENIKCIEYLFHDCMDVVKREVNICKDAKFRIYGVYVDGLVNRDILENYLLSKVFEYKNLNGEVFDAKITPTKLVMQHFSATFDVKEVEGMDAMANAVLSGDSAIFVEGSKTGLVIATRGWPARGVSEPATESVVRGPRDGFTETIRFNTVLVRRRIRDTKLKIKMVSVGTRSRTDVAIVYVDDIVRPELVETVERRIDKYVIDAIFDSGYIEQLIEDSWKSPFPQTQATERPDKFAASLLEGKVGILVDNSPFGIIVPATLNAYYQASEDYYQRWQIMTFTRILRYIVSFLSFALPGLYIATLNFQPQMLPTSFAISIAASREGITFSTVMEIIVMELIFELFREAGIRAPGAIGHVIGLVGGIVIGQAAVDANIISPMIIIIIAFTAICTFAIPDYSLTSAFRLIRYLFIAFSAVFGLYGFLIAALLVLTHLSSLESFGIPYLAPYNISDQNDSKDLKDTILRFPTFMQTTRPIFARHTQRTRLRVKSGINAQDVAPGPNSGVTNGQVKDKNNKNGGGE; encoded by the coding sequence ATGATTGAAGAAAAAAAAGAGGTTAAAGCAAGTAACGAGGATGAATTTCATGACCGGGATAATAAAATATCCTTAGAGATATTTACAGATTTAGATGAAAATATAAAGTGTATAGAATACTTATTTCATGACTGTATGGATGTTGTTAAAAGAGAAGTAAATATTTGCAAAGATGCTAAATTTAGAATATATGGTGTTTATGTAGATGGTCTTGTAAATCGTGATATTCTAGAAAACTATTTGCTTAGTAAGGTGTTTGAGTACAAAAATCTAAATGGAGAGGTATTTGATGCAAAAATTACACCTACGAAGTTGGTAATGCAACACTTTTCAGCAACCTTTGATGTAAAAGAAGTTGAAGGCATGGATGCTATGGCAAATGCAGTACTATCAGGAGATAGTGCTATTTTTGTAGAAGGTTCAAAAACGGGACTTGTAATTGCTACTAGAGGATGGCCCGCTAGAGGTGTAAGTGAACCTGCTACGGAAAGCGTAGTAAGAGGTCCAAGAGATGGGTTCACAGAAACCATAAGATTTAATACAGTTTTAGTTAGAAGACGTATTCGTGATACTAAACTAAAAATAAAAATGGTCAGTGTAGGCACTAGGAGTCGAACTGATGTAGCTATTGTTTATGTAGATGATATTGTTAGACCTGAACTAGTTGAGACAGTGGAAAGAAGAATTGATAAATATGTTATAGACGCCATTTTCGATAGTGGCTATATAGAACAACTTATTGAAGATAGTTGGAAAAGTCCATTTCCACAGACGCAAGCGACAGAAAGACCAGATAAGTTTGCAGCGAGTTTGTTGGAGGGGAAGGTAGGAATTTTAGTAGATAATTCTCCTTTTGGAATTATAGTACCAGCTACACTTAATGCATACTATCAAGCCTCCGAAGATTATTATCAACGCTGGCAAATCATGACTTTTACTAGAATATTAAGATATATAGTTTCTTTTCTTTCTTTTGCACTTCCAGGACTTTATATTGCTACACTTAATTTTCAACCCCAAATGTTACCAACATCTTTTGCAATATCCATCGCTGCATCTAGGGAAGGTATAACCTTTTCTACAGTTATGGAGATTATAGTCATGGAACTTATTTTTGAATTGTTTCGGGAAGCTGGTATACGAGCGCCTGGGGCAATAGGACATGTTATTGGTTTGGTGGGTGGTATTGTTATAGGGCAAGCTGCTGTTGATGCCAACATTATTAGTCCAATGATTATTATCATCATTGCATTTACTGCTATATGTACTTTTGCAATACCTGATTATAGTTTAACTTCAGCATTTAGGTTGATTAGGTACTTATTTATTGCCTTCTCTGCAGTATTTGGTTTATATGGATTTTTAATTGCTGCGTTATTAGTATTAACACATCTCTCATCTTTAGAGAGTTTTGGAATTCCGTATTTAGCGCCATATAATATATCTGATCAAAATGATTCTAAAGATTTAAAGGATACAATTTTAAGATTTCCTACATTTATGCAGACTACAAGGCCTATTTTTGCAAGACATACACAACGAACAAGGTTAAGAGTGAAATCGGGAATTAATGCGCAAGATGTGGCACCAGGACCTAATAGTGGAGTAACTAATGGTCAAGTTAAGGATAAAAATAATAAGAATGGTGGAGGTGAGTAA
- a CDS encoding CLC_0170 family protein, translated as MTQLSGLFSVYIDSIMLVIGLYMAFVQSNNLIRVDHMDREGRFSKVVGWIYIIVGILGFIITSI; from the coding sequence ATGACACAGCTGAGTGGTTTATTTTCTGTTTATATAGATAGTATTATGCTAGTTATTGGATTATATATGGCGTTTGTTCAGAGTAATAACTTAATACGAGTAGATCACATGGATAGAGAGGGAAGGTTCTCAAAAGTGGTGGGTTGGATCTACATCATTGTAGGGATACTGGGATTCATAATCACCAGTATTTAA
- a CDS encoding LacI family DNA-binding transcriptional regulator → MGMTIVDIARIAGVGVSTVSRVINNHPDVKYETRERILDIIRENNYIPNNSARVLKQTNTNNIGILIRGVFNPFFAALLKNISMSIEKAGYSIIVHYHNNVDDVSTLVGFAKEKRLQGVICLGGNFIGVNEESFHGLDIAIVMISVDFKQPKTWKNFSTVSISNEKAGYKATSYLIEKGHKEVAIILGNKQDYSIGKLRYEGYKNACKDYRIKHNLNYVIYGNYDTALSYERTKKFLAVNPQITAIFATADTMAIGAAKAIVDLGYKVGDDISVMGFDGIDIASYYNPSITTIEQPQDELSVVSVKLLIGLLENKVENQHIVLETKLVEGDSVKEKKN, encoded by the coding sequence ATGGGGATGACAATAGTTGATATTGCTAGGATAGCAGGGGTAGGGGTAAGTACGGTTTCTAGAGTAATAAACAATCATCCAGACGTAAAATATGAGACTAGAGAAAGAATACTAGATATAATACGTGAGAATAATTATATTCCAAATAACAGTGCTCGGGTACTAAAGCAGACAAACACAAATAATATAGGAATACTCATTCGAGGGGTTTTCAATCCTTTTTTTGCTGCGCTATTAAAAAATATCAGTATGAGTATAGAAAAAGCAGGATATTCAATTATTGTACATTATCATAATAATGTGGATGATGTCTCTACATTGGTTGGTTTTGCAAAAGAAAAGAGACTTCAAGGGGTTATTTGTTTAGGAGGAAACTTTATAGGGGTAAATGAAGAAAGTTTTCACGGGTTAGACATAGCAATTGTTATGATAAGTGTAGATTTTAAGCAGCCGAAGACCTGGAAGAACTTTTCTACGGTAAGTATTAGTAATGAGAAAGCAGGTTATAAAGCCACTTCTTATTTAATTGAGAAAGGGCATAAAGAAGTAGCTATTATTTTAGGTAATAAACAGGACTATAGTATTGGAAAACTGAGATATGAAGGCTATAAAAATGCTTGTAAGGATTATAGGATCAAACATAACTTAAATTATGTTATTTATGGTAATTATGATACGGCTTTGTCCTATGAAAGAACAAAAAAGTTTTTAGCAGTTAATCCTCAAATAACAGCTATTTTTGCAACTGCAGATACAATGGCTATAGGAGCAGCAAAGGCTATAGTAGATTTAGGATATAAAGTAGGAGATGATATATCCGTAATGGGATTTGATGGTATTGATATTGCAAGTTACTATAATCCTAGTATCACAACTATTGAACAGCCACAAGATGAACTATCAGTAGTGAGTGTAAAGTTATTAATTGGACTTTTAGAAAATAAGGTAGAAAACCAACATATTGTTCTAGAAACAAAATTAGTAGAGGGCGATAGTGTTAAAGAAAAGAAAAATTAG